The Chroicocephalus ridibundus chromosome 8, bChrRid1.1, whole genome shotgun sequence genome includes the window ggtgctgtGCAGTGGGAGCAGGGATGATCGGATGGCCATGGATCAAGAACAGGTCTGTGCTTCCTCTGGGATTGTCCCCTTTGCACTCTCAGCAGCTGCCCAGATGCTCCCAGGCCAAAGCAGACACTAGGCAAACACAACCTCCATGCAGGAAAATGCCCTTCCTGGCAGTGAGTCTGTACCTAgccttccccctgcccaccccacagcTCACCGTTAATGAGGATGTCGATCCGCTTGAACTCTTTCAGTGCCTCATCCACCGCTGCCACAATGGTTTGGGGCTGCCTGACATCTACGGACAGAGGCAGACACTGCTGGCCTGTGGCTGCCACCAGCTTTTTAGaggcctgtaaaaaaaaaacacacagagaggTGAGATTCTTTCTGAGACTCTCTCCTTCTGCAAGGCTTAGGCGCAGACCTCGTAACGGATGAGCAAGAAGTCAGGCAGGAGCCACGTTCCTGTCAGCACGCAGCAAACACTGCGGGCACGGGAGAGACCTGCCTAAACACGGCCAGCTTCAGCCCGGCAGCACCCAGCAGCCAAAGCCCTGGAGCAGCCAGAGGAAGCTCCTTGTCGTGTCCCAGTTGAATGCCAGGTTGGTCCTGAGGCCTCAACTCACTAAGCCCAGTTATCTCCGTCACCTGTCATCCACACAGCACAACCCGAGCAACACCTCCGCAGGGCAAGTACAAAGGTTGGACCCCCAGCAAGGCATTTTTGGCTTGAGCCCAGGCACAATTAACCTTTAGAACCCAAAAACGTCAGTAGGCAAAAGAGCAAACACAGAGCGGCAGTTGCCAGGGTCTGCCCACGAGGCAGAGCgggccagctctgcagctcatCCTGTGCCACAAACCACCCCCCTGAAGTGCTCGTTAAGAACATGACTCTCCCCAGCAAATTAAGCACAGGGGACGCCCAAACTCAGCAGCAACCCTGCGCAACACCCAGTGACATTCAATGCTCCTGCTCGGGCTCAAGAGGCCCTTTGGTGAGCTTTGAACCCGCATACACCGAGCATCAAGAGCCGGGGCAAGCAGTTCCTGTGTACTCAGAAGACCCCAGTCCCTCAGGACTAAAAAGCTGCTGAGCTTTGAAGCTTGTTTTCTGGCACACGAGCACGAGGGAATGCAAAATGACAGCGCTATCCCCTCCAGGAGGCAGCTGGGTCATGCCAGCTCGCTCCCAAGCGCTGATTTTGATCTCTATTATATTTCAGTGAACTCCACACAGAGCTACCACAAAGCTCTCTCACAGACACTTTCACCCTGAGACCGCAGCACAAGCCACGGTGAAGAACCGAAACTGCGATCAGCCACGTGCAGGGTGGGTGTTTGATCTCCCCAGGTAATCCACAAGGTAATACAGCTTCTTCAGTCACCACTTTCTAGACCTGCATCCTCCCCTCCGTCTCAAGACGCAATATAACTGAGATTTTGAGGCTCAGCGCACCCACCTCAACCCACATAACCCGTAGACAAGGGGGTCTTGCCCTACTCGAAACTGAGATTCACGTTTCACCTTGGGCTCTGCCATTTCCCTGCTGACAAACCTCCACcacagtttgtttctttttgtctcaTCAACAAAAAAGCGACGTGATCCCTGGAACAGACACTCCCAAAGCTGGCGGGGGAGGGTATCACCACGATTAACTGAGCTCTACCTTGAGGTGCAGTGGGTGCAGCCCACCCTAAACCCACATCCACCCTGCCCACcactgctccctgctgctgctggagcacgcGGGGCTGGGAGAAGACAGGGCAGCATGGGTGAGCCATTTCCCCCATTGCACTACTCCCAACTCCACTCAGAGGAGAGGGGCAAAGGATTTCCAGGCGTTTGTAGCTCTCCCTTCAGCCTGCCTGTCCTGCTGGAGCCCACAGACTCACCTCCGACACTCGCTGCAGGTTCCTGCTTGCGATGACCGTCCGGCAGCCGTGCCTGCAAAGAAGCGGCTGGTGAGAAGGACCGCACAGCACCGGCTCCTCACGGTCACCTCAGACCCCTGGAGGTTACCGGGAGTTCGGCCAGTGAACAGCGGGAGGTGGCACAACGCCCTTGGAGGTGAGGAACTGCTGCTCCTCCAGGCTTACAGGACTTAACGAGGGGGAGAGTCACAGAGCACTGGAGAACTATCCCAGCTCTGTGACAgtgccagccgctgcctcccacacCCCCACGACCCCCCAGcgcctgcagcaggcagggctccccGCAGCTCCTGCCCGCAGCTCTCCTGAGGGCTCAGTAGGGCTTCGCCCCCCACCTCTCCTAGGCCCCGTTTCCGCAGCCGCctcaagggaagggaagggaagcttCTCCCCGCCCCGTCCCACCGGTGCCCAGGGAGGCCGGGCAAGCCCTCCCCGGGCACTGCCGCCGccacagcccgcagccccgccgggctccccgcaCCTCATGAAGATCTCGGCAATGCGGAAGCCGATGCCCGAGCCGCCGCCGGTGATGAACGCCACCTGGCCCCTGGGGGGGACAAAGGGACAGTCAGAGCCCAGCCGGCCGCGACCAGCGCGCAGGCCACGGCAggccgtgccccccaccccgccccgacCCCTCAGGCCGCGGCCCTGCTCCCGGTGCCGCGGAGGCCCTCAGCGCCCCGGCACTCACGCCAGGATGTCGGGGCTGAAGAGGTGGCGGTACTCGCGGAGGCAGTCGTCGGTGTCCACGTcgggcggcggccgggaggcCGCTCCCTGCTCCGCCATCGCGGCGCGACCCCTGCGACccagccggcggcggcggtggcggcggcgggacggatcgcggcggcgccgcggggcaGGCCGGGAGCGCGCGGCCGCAAAGGctgccgggagctgtagtcccgccCGTCGCCGCCTGCACTGCGCATGCGCCAGCGGCGGGACGGTTGCCTGGCAACGGCGCGCGGCGCGAGCGGCGTCCCACAGCGCCGCCCAGTGTCCCCGGCGGCGGACGGCTGCGACagcggcagcgcagccccggcgGGCCGGGGACATCCCAGCGCCACGCCGGGACAGGGCAGCCCCCCCGCGAGCTCCCCAGTACCTCCCAGAgcttcccagtgccaccccagtgcCCCAGGGGacagcccagtgccccccaagagcttcccagtgccaccccagtgccccgtggggacagcccagtgccctccagagcttcccagtgccacccagaGGTTCCCAGTACCACCCATGGCTTCCCAGTaccaccccagtgtccccaggggcaGACCGgtgccccccagagctccccagtaacctcccagtgcCCCCGAGGACAGCCCAGTGCCTCTCAGAGCTTCCCAGTGCCACTCAGAGCTTCCTAGCGCTGCCACAGTGCCCCACGGGGACAGACCAGTGCCTCCCAGAGCTgcccagtgccaccccagtgccccgTGGGGACAGCCCAGTGCTTCCAGAGCTGCCCAGTACTAACCCACAGTCGCCCAGGGACAAACCAGTGCCTTCCATAGCTGCCCAGTACTGCCCAAGTGCCCTCCAGGGATAACCCAGTGCCTCTCACGACTTCTCAGATCTTCCCATTaccaccccagagccccccagggaCAGACCAGTGCCTCCCAGAGCTGCCCAGTACTGCCCCAGTGCTCCTCAGGGGCAGCCCAGTTCCTCCCACAGTTTCCCAGTACCATGCCGATGACCTCTAGGGACATCCCAGTACCCTCCCAATGCCCCCCAGTaccaccccagtgcccccaccaAGGCCCACGGCGCTTCCCGGCAGCATCCAAGGGAGGAGAGCGGAACCACGACTGGCAGCACTGGGGTttatgggggggggtgggggggtcccggtggaGCGGGGGCCACCCTATGGCCCGTAGGTGAAGTCCCGGTCCCCGCTCTCCCAGGCCACCAGCTCGTCCCGCTGGAACCAGAAGCCGATCTCCCGCTGGGCCGTCTCCACCGAGTCGCTGGCGTGGACCACGTTCCTgtgcagggacggggacggggacagtgcCGTGagctggggggaggtgggggggaagcggTCCCACCGCTGGTATCCCCCTGCCGCCCGCCCGTGCCCCTACCTGCTGACGTGCATGCTGAAGTCCCCCCGGATTgtccctgccgccgccgctgccgagTTCGTGTCCCCCACCATGGTCCGCGTTGACTTGACCACGTTGTAGCCCTCCCACACCTGCGGGACAGGGGACGCCTGAGCCCCCTcgacccccccctcctcccacccctgggACCCCTAGATCTCCTCGGGACCCCCAATCCCCCTGTCCCGTCCCCTCACCATGGCCACCACTGGCCCCGATGTCATGTAGGTGAGGAGCGCGGGGTAGAAGGGCTTCTGCCGCAGCTGCTGGTAGTGCTTGTCCAGGAGGCCCTGGTCCGCCTGATGGCAGCGCAGGGTGACAGTGGGGACACCCCGATGGTGCCCTCCGCTGGCACCCCCCTCCCGGCACCCTCCTGCACCGGCTTTGTGGCACCGGGAGCAGGGTGCCCAGAGGGGACGGGTGGCAgctgggtgggggggacgggTACCTGAAGCAGCTTCATGGCCACCAGCTTGAAGCCACGGCGCTCGAAGCGCTGGATGACGTCCCCCACCAGCCGCCGCTGCACCGCGTCCGGCTTCACCAGCACCAGCGTCTTCTCCTGCAGCTCTGGGGGGGCTGTGCGGGGACCAAGGGGCCATTGTCACCTCCGGGTATGGCACACAGGCCACCAGCACGCGCAGGTGGCGGCAGCAGGACCCCACGCCGTGCCAGGGGCACCACGAGTCGCTGCTCGGTCCCAGCGGGCAGTGGCTGCTGCGGGgtgaccctgtccccatccctgtccccatcccagggctgtggccccctggccaggctgtgcccaAGGGACACGCTGCAAAGCCCTGATGGCTGTTGGGGACACGTCCGTGACCGGGAAACACTCTTTAACCTAGCGTGGCTCTGGTTTTGGCCGGGCCCACCGCACTGCCGCG containing:
- the DECR2 gene encoding peroxisomal 2,4-dienoyl-CoA reductase [(3E)-enoyl-CoA-producing] isoform X2, whose product is MSPARRGCAAAVAAVRRRGHWAALWDAARAARRCQATVPPLAHAQCRRRRAGLQLPAAFAAARSRPAPRRRRDPSRRRHRRRRLGRRGRAAMAEQGAASRPPPDVDTDDCLREYRHLFSPDILAGQVAFITGGGSGIGFRIAEIFMRHGCRTVIASRNLQRVSEASKKLVAATGQQCLPLSVDVRQPQTIVAAVDEALKEFKRIDILINGAAGNFLCPASALSFNAFKTVIDIDTIGTFNTSKVLFEKYFRDHGGVIVNITATLSYRGQALQVHAGTAKAAIDAMTRHLAVEWGPNNVRVNSLAPGPITGTEGYRRLGGRFAEEASQFDMIPLQRAGNKTEIAHSTLYLASCLSSYVTGTTLVVDGGSWLTSANNFPAMLGIASSSAKL
- the DECR2 gene encoding peroxisomal 2,4-dienoyl-CoA reductase [(3E)-enoyl-CoA-producing] isoform X1 — its product is MSPARRGCAAAVAAVRRRGHWAALWDAARAARRCQATVPPLAHAQCRRRRAGLQLPAAFAAARSRPAPRRRRDPSRRRHRRRRLGRRGRAAMAEQGAASRPPPDVDTDDCLREYRHLFSPDILAGQVAFITGGGSGIGFRIAEIFMRHGCRTVIASRNLQRVSEASKKLVAATGQQCLPLSVDVRQPQTIVAAVDEALKEFKRIDILINGAAGNFLCPASALSFNAFKTVIDIDTIGTFNTSKVLFEKYFRDHGGVIVNITATLSYRGQALQVHAGTAKAAIDAMTRHLAVEWGPNNVRVNSLAPGPITGTEGYRRLGGRFAEEASQFDMIPLQRAGNKTEIAHSTLYLASCLSSYVTGTTLVVDGGSWLTSANNFPAMLDFWAAGANKNQ
- the LOC134519438 gene encoding nucleoside diphosphate kinase, mitochondrial — translated: MGSLGRCLARSLFRGQPGPSLPPGPRCYGSAPPELQEKTLVLVKPDAVQRRLVGDVIQRFERRGFKLVAMKLLQADQGLLDKHYQQLRQKPFYPALLTYMTSGPVVAMVWEGYNVVKSTRTMVGDTNSAAAAAGTIRGDFSMHVSRNVVHASDSVETAQREIGFWFQRDELVAWESGDRDFTYGP